One Hemitrygon akajei chromosome 14, sHemAka1.3, whole genome shotgun sequence genomic window, ggacccccaccactcaagacatgctcttttctcactgctgccattagaaagaagctgcaggagcCTCAGCACTCATCCCAGCAGGTTAACAAATAATTACTACcccgcaaccatcaggctcttgaagcaaatggaataacttcactcaatttcaccagACCTATTATTGAAAtaatcccacaacctatggactcactttcaaggactcttcatctcatgttgttcATACTTGTTGCTTACttgtttaatattattatttctttctttctgtatttgcacagtttgttgacttttgcacactggttgaagttggtgtggcctttcattgattctattatggttattattctattctggatttattgtgtacgcctgaaagaaaatgaatctcaggattgtatatggtgacatatatgtactttgataataaatctgctttgaactttgaacttctgaactttgCCTGTGCTACTTTCTCCatggtgatgatgatcatcatcattgTCAGATTGCTGGAGGGTAACCATGTAACACCTGTCAGGAAGTAGTGCAGCTACTGAAGAATTGAAGGATGCCCACTATGACATTTTAACCCATTCCAGTTTTGGAACCATAGCAACTCAGCTGAGTGAGAGATTTACATTTAGTAGTTGCTGCCTTCAGTGGGATGCCAAGTGCAATAAATGATATCTACATTGAACTTCAGCTTCCTACAATTTACAAATGCAAATATCTGTGCAGGCAGGAATTCAACTCTCTTAATCTGTGACAATTAATCcataaatctttggaatgtggaaaggaAACAGAGCATATTGGGTAATCTGTTTTAAGGACACTGCACTTTCTTAGAATCGTGCACCATGAGAAGGCCAGTTAACCCATCATGCAAATACTAGCTCTTCTAACAGATTTCCAATAACTGCCACTCCCTTTTACCATAATCATGTCAGGTTTCTCCTTTTTAATTATATCTCCAGTTTGCTTCTGAAAATGATCACTAGAGACAGCAAAATATATTCTGTGAATAAAGTGCTTTCAGATATCTTGAATCTCCAATATGCACACATCTAAATCTGGAAAAAATTTACAGTTTTACACACAGATCGTCTCCATGGTACGCAGGACTCCATTCCTGTTAAATGTACATAACCCAGGCAGTTCACAAGTTGACAATGCAGTTGCAAACTGGGTTCCCGGAAGATTCCAGCAGCCAGAAGATCCATCCCACCCGTCTCACAAACACTTGCTCTAATTTATGGACTGGCAATAAATCAGACTTCATACCTGAGTTTCTCTCAATTGTGTTAAACTTTACTTTAAAATGTTGCATGCACATACAActgcagcacagcagtggaaattaCGAGCcacttcaaactcctgggagtgcccATCTTGCACAACACCTCATGTCTCAGAACATGTTCCACATAATCAGGAGAGCTCACCAACACCTTTACTTTCTGAAGATGCTGAAGAGAGATGGAGCATGCATGTTGATGCTCGCATCATTCCACGGATGTGCAATAGAGAGCACCCTAACAAGCTGCGTCACTACATGGTATGGTAACCGGCACTCCAGTGGGCAGGAAGGCTTTATAATGGGTAGTCAAATCTGCCCAGTGCATCACCGGTATCAGCCTACCACCATCGAGGGCAGATGTACACTCCCATCACAGACAAGACTAGGTAGGATCCATGTCAGGACCACAAGAATCAAAAACAGTTAACTGGGTTGGTGGGTTTGCTGCACAAGTCAAGTGAACCAACAATCTTTAGAATTTAGAGGAGTGAGAGGTGATTTCAATGAAGCTTACAACATTCTTATGGGCTTAACAGATTGGCTGTTGGGAATATGCCTCCAGAGTATGTGTCTAAAACCAAGGATCACAGTCTCAGATTAACAGCCGGGCAATTTGAAGCTGAGAAtgtttcaatggttccatttattatcaaggaatgtatacagtatacaacctgaaattcatactctttgcagacatcctcgaaacagaagaaatccccaaagaatgaatgacagaaaaaccatGAAAACTCCAGAGCCCTCCTTCCCCATTGCATACACGAACAgcggcaaagcagcatcaacagagaagagagaatatttgGAATTCAGTTGCCAAGAGGTTGTGGTGGCTCATTTAGTCTGATTAAATTTATATCAGGGACTACTAAATATAATGGGATTAAAAGCATATGTAATTAATGCACTAAGATTGAAAATAAAAATGATGTTGATTATGGTGAAGTGGGCACAAGGAGCTGAACATAAAACAAATTGTTGGAGTAAaagagtgggtcaggcagcatctgtggagcaaaGAAGGAAAGGCAAGGCTCTGGGCAGCCAATTTCTGCTCCAACCTCTTATGATCTTGTTACATTCTTGGAAATAGCATCACTGATTGTGGATGCTGGAGTTCACAATAagacagcactgttgtaacactTTCACAATTGGCAACACTTACAACTTAATGTCTGCACATTTACCTTGATGTCACTTCCTATTGGTGTGTTTCTACATATAAAACTAATGTTGACTTAGATACCTTGCAAAAGTTTGTAAAAATTGGCTTAGGGGGCATCTTGAAACCTACTCCATTGTTGTTTGCAAAGACAAACATATGATAAAGCAGGACCTTTAAAGCAGTTGCTATTGGAAGCTGAATGAGATGACTGCATTCTGTGTTTCATTGTTATACTGTCTGTCCCTTATTAAGCCACATGCAAGGGTGAGGAATAAGTGGCTGGTGACACCATAAACATATCTTTAATCACTGTGTTCGGAGGTCCTCTtggtttctatttttattgagaGTCCATGCAGATATCAGATTGTGGTCTTGACTATGTATTCTACTATCTCAGCACCTGCAAGACTCTTTAGGCTTCTGGCAGTGTTGCAAATGATGAATAGAAATATGAAGGCTTTCTTGacagtgttacgttccccagtaaccgggtgacttatcagcaaagatagataggtccgctgaagcctgatgctactattttcaaaagtttttatttataaaggggcacaaacgtatgattaatacaaaacattcagatcatatacatcgtcacaactcaatctaaagcacaggtatagtaataatcaatcagaaataagctctatcgttgtctaggggtaatgtagatatatattgtttactggatatctaaaagtcttttgcggtcactgcagttccaccagctgccgtcgttgtggtgtcgcgttggtgcacttttgttagaaagagagagagagatgggatgaaacagttacccaaccggttttccaacctggaggagttcggtttgtcggagcctcattgggggaatgaacgctcatctgtggcctcccctgtagctaagccgttcttccgttgtggggtcgccaatcccaggcaaggaaaagacgcacacgaaccccaccaccggctgtcgctatcaaaacgctgtcacaggatttctagcgtgtcttctggtgcgtctgaaggggtcctcccccccagaccttcctttatacttcctcacgggaccgccggtgtcaatctctctcaaccagcccactttgcccgagggctttacacgtggtcttcatgagacaatagtcagagtcactttattctgcttcccgggggaacgtggtcttccgcacgtctccctctctcttgggtcatttgacccccccttgactagggctcttgcgattctcacaaaggagggggctggggtcataacacctcccctcttaaactaacacaatacacaagctcctctcttcacagagtactaccgttatacattcaagtcagtatctaaacaagtaacaattacagtgcccctttctttaatatcttaacctcACGTAccatactaaagtctggtagcatcaaacttcagctcaataaccacctatttttatttattttcttcagccacacaactaaggaggtgtgatcttagcttaggtgcatctacaaaagtttatacaaatgctaatcgtttcggtcgtgttatttcaccggcaggtctccaaaggggttgtctttattattcacaggctttggtgcaaacccgtacaaccggcgttgctgtttaaaaatggcatttctattaaccatcgccttTTTTCCAgtgagtccccccccccccccccttggggaacttgagtaatttggcgaggtactctcccacctttcctttccacaagggttattctcttaactccgtgtccccaacctagtccatcatgagaatttccacccaattctttaatgctacacaggtagttaacgcTTTTGTCAaaaccatgcaggctgatgggtttcagttcgaacaTTTTTccccggccgcatttaaatttcggcttcctcacagcgcttccttgaataacaatagcgcgtgaggcccctttacattccaaatcaacctgtaatcgatgtgcaggcatcaatctagactttaactttttttccttcgatttgggaactacagatttactgttctcctccacaacaacagttatctccccattcgtaaactccacattaactctgaacacccccttcagcacaaccatctgggaactcacacttcccaaggttaaccctttcttccccgaaccaagtctatctgatccaaaaggacggccgtctcgtccagccgagtcaaatacctcagactttttctgagctccgtgactaggtttagGACCACGGGCCTCCCcctcttggacacactcaaacggggcattggcctcttccaggctttcaatccccatacccttttcaaattctaacttcctctgatcctcccagttactctctgggcaactcacttccgaagtaaactcaaccccttgggctggaacaacctcatctgccaatccagcagacttcttcaaggtaatggcatccttttcatcgaggactgccctcatttcattatcgggaacacctttagactcatccaggtccaaccctggaccttttaacagctttatctgtttctcatctttatttcctacctttaggacctttttcttcgctaaaggaggatctaccttctctcctttCTCTCCTTTATCCCCTTTTAccttactattcctcgttttaccaccctcgaaaccctcgtggcacagggtcggtaaaaaagtctgagccaattttaaactgctcgctttctcagctgccgctctcaaCAGGCTGctagtgtccgcgcatgcgggatagctcggggactctatgggccggcctcaactctcacgggctgggttgtcagcttcacggctgctccaatcttcccacccgctaggtcgttacccagaaggacgtccacgccttcccccggcaactccggcaggacccccattcccactggtcccgacaccaactcacaatctagaaggaccctatgcaaaggcactacctcagtccagtttcctatgcctctcagggctacctctcccgtccgaggtccgaattgtaatacgttacggctaattaatgatagctccgcccccgtgtctctccaaattcgtacggggataGGCGGGTCCCCCCTCCTCACAGACACTGTTCcgggtgacagataaatctccgacccctcgcgctctctgctcccctgggaccctcttgccgattttctgattaccactgcacgcccgatagggatcgctgctctctctctctctggctcctttctcggagcaaagcatttagatgcaatatgacccacctttccacaattaaaacaggttaaaccaggaaatctccaggtttcctgcctgttatcctcacttttcctGCTAGCTCCCGGcaggatctccgcctcagccggcgggctttccctaccattccgacggtctcttgggtaactttttggcgaggaaaactttgtcttgtgggttagggcatattcatctgcgaacctagcaatttctgagagggactgattcgtcctctcatttaaatacattcggatctcttccggaacacaacctttaaattcctcaatcaaaaataagtccctgagacgcccataattctcggccaccttctccgcggtgcaccaacggtccaagagcacacccttctcatgggctagctcggtatacgtttgattccaccctttccttaaatttcggaacctttgtctatacgcctcaggtactaactcgtaacctctgataatggcctcctttacttggtcataattcccttccccttctgggggcagcgcggcatatacccgctgtgctttccctcgtaacacactttgtaacaacgccacccactgctctctgggccacttctgattcactgccaccttctcaaaaagcaagaaataactatcaacatccgtctcctcgaagggggggaccaacctcaacgcccgactaacatcaaaaccctcctctctctcttgcccttgagctcttcgctcttgctttcgcctgtccagctccaattcatggctcctttgtttctctttctcttctgcttctgcttctagctgctttagctggagctcatgaccccgtttcatctctaattcctttagtttgaacacctgctccctttcctcagccttttcctttgcagcccgttcctcagcccgttccttttcctttgcagctgcttctagctgctttacttgaagatcatgttccaaccttactttctccaactctaactgatctgtcccacttgctaatctcttttcggggatattttccaaattctcagctgcaaacacctccttcccaatgtaatactgatttatgacccctcgcacttcctgctttttcattgatgacctcacctctgcgaggcctaacccctttgccagatttaccaagtctgatttggtagccgtccctagcgcctctacagtcggatttctcataaattcacccacatccatctttgctggtttcctgtctggctacctgcgtaaccagatttaagtttggacttacagcccgattcactgaccctcccctttggtttcaaatccgggacgagcatcccacttgttacgttcccagtaaccgggtgacttatcagcaaagatagataggtccgctgaagacTGATGctgctattttcaaacgtttttatttataaaggggcacaaacgtatggttaatacaaaacattcagatcatatacgtcgtcacaactcaatctaaagcacaggtatagtaataatcaatcagaaataagctctatcgttgtctaggggtaatgtagatatatattgtttactggatatctaaaagtcttttgcggtcactgcagttccaccagctgccgtcgttgtggtgtcgcgttggtgcacttttgttagaaagagagagagagttgggatgaaacagttacccgaccggttttccaacctggaggagttcggtttgtcggagcctcgttgggggaatgaacgctcatctgtggcctcccctgtagctaagccgttcttccgttgtggggtcgccaatcccaggcaaggaaaagacgcacacgaaccccaccaccagctgtcgctatcaaaacactgtcgcaggatttctagcgtgtcttctggtgcgtctgaaggggtcgtcccccccagaccctcctttatacttcctcacgggatcgccggtgtcaatctctctctctcaaccagcccacgttgcccgagggctttacacgtggtcttcatgagacaatagtcagagtcactttattctgcttcccgggggaacgtggtcttcagcacgtctccctctctctcttgggtcatttgaccccccccttgactagggctcttgtgattctcacaaaggagggggctggggtcataacaacagaaacacacagacagtccAACATACTCAAACTTTATGTTGCTTTAATATTCACAAAAAATATTAACCACAGCGTCTGATCATTTCAATTAAAGATATAAGTAAACTGAATAATATAAAGTTATCAATTAAAAATTTAACATATAGATTGCTGTCAGCTAGAATTTTAGAAGTTAGGCCAAGCAATTTCATAGATGCAAAATGTTAATCATTCCACAGAACTTCCATAATTTGCTCTAAATTAAACAAAGAACTTTTATCATAATTATTTTCTATTTTCACTGGTTGTATAAATAACATTTATTAGCCACGCTGAACTAAACCAGTGTATTTATTCGTTCCTGTTTCAAAACTGCAGTAGAAATTTAGCAATTGCGAGAATGCAGATCTTACAAATCAGTAAAGATGCAAAACTAAAAATAAAGGATGTCAAAGTCATGTATAAATCTACCACTTATCTAAGGTGAAACTGAAGTTTATCTGGACATCTTGAAAGATTTATGTTCTCATTATAAGTAATTATGCAATTTCTATAAACCCAACTTTGAGCAAACCAAACAGGAAAAGCTTTTCACTAGATATTTATCAGTTTTTGTAGCACCTCTTTCCTGTTGTAAATTACATTGGTCCTCTACTGTATCTAGTTCTTCATTTTTTCTGATTGCTTCAAGAGGCAGTTGGGAAATAAGGATATTTTCTTTCAATTTTAATTTATTATATAATTATTTCTGTTTGCTTATTTTCTCACTATTTGTCCAGCATAACCCTCGTTAATAAGCCAACTCCCTGGACTGAAGCCATCGCGGTGACTTCCTGTGAACACactcaggaactcagcaggcttggTGCATCTATTGAAAAGGGTACATTTCGTCTGcgttgttcggatttccagcaactgcagattttctcgattGTGACTTCCTGTGAATGACTATTGACGCTCACACACATTAAAGCAGTCCGATTCATTACCGCCGCCGACACCAGTTGTTTTCAATGTGCGAATCTTAACTTTAATTTTTTGGTAGCAGTCTTTTGCATTTTAAAATGTGGTTCAATGACCTCAGCGCAATCTTTCTAAAGTTAGACCTCatgactttaaaaaaaagtatttcaAGTGTGGCAGTGCTTCCAAGAGCAGGTTGAGATAAAGCGCGCAGCTAAATGGCAGAGCTTCACAAATTCTCCGATAATTCCGTTCGTAAGTGATCAAAAGTGTTGCACACTGAAGATCCTTGCGGTTCTACGCCTTGTTGCACTTCTTGCGCTGGATACAGTGAATGCTTTCTTCCTGGTCTGAATAATCTGCTATTGCGAGAAATAAGAGCTTGGTTCAAAGTTTCTTTAAACGTTGAACTTGAGAAGTAGTAAATAACTGGGTCCAGCACACTGTTCAAATAGGTTATGCACAGCGTATTGTAGAATATCTGAACACAGACGTCAAATAATTTGCTGTCATTTAAAGAGCTTGAGATTAAAACGGCGATTACAGCAGTATTGGTGGGTAGGAAGCAGATGAGAAACACTGCCGCCACAGCTATCACAAGCCTCATAGCTCTTTCATATTTAACCCTCATTTCAGATTTCATCTGCTTTAGCCTCCAGGTAATAGAGCACGTGGAGAACAGGATCACTGAAGCCGGTAAAATAaacttgaaaacaatgaaaataaTATTAGTCCAAAATGCTGTGACGCTGAGAGGATCTATTCTGGTAAATGGCTCACAGTGAGTTACGTTGTTATGTGTGAAGGTACGACGTTCTACCAGAATGTGAACACAAATTGAGATTGTTAGAAGCCAGAGAACGATTGATACCTTCACTGCAGTCCTTGTAGAGATCTTGTTCACTTTATGGTGAGGATGGATCACTTTGAAATAGCGATCAAGTGCCATAACTGTAAGGAAAACAACACTCTCTGTCCGGTTCAGAAATATCAAGAATATCTTCAGACGGCACGCAACATCACCAAATATCCACTTCTTCCCGCGTATGTAGTAATCGGCTCGAAATGGCAGGCAGCAGATTAGCAGAGTGTCGGCAATCGCCAGGCTCAGAGAATAGACGGTGTTTGGTCTCCAGGATTTAACGTGAAAACAGAAGATCCACAAGGCAATCACATTTCCAATGAATCCAAAGATAAATGTTAAAATAAGTATCGGCGGATTGTAGGCATAATAAATGTCCTTCACTGATGAAGTC contains:
- the LOC140738967 gene encoding hydroxycarboxylic acid receptor 2-like; its protein translation is MANETSSVKDIYYAYNPPILILTFIFGFIGNVIALWIFCFHVKSWRPNTVYSLSLAIADTLLICCLPFRADYYIRGKKWIFGDVACRLKIFLIFLNRTESVVFLTVMALDRYFKVIHPHHKVNKISTRTAVKVSIVLWLLTISICVHILVERRTFTHNNVTHCEPFTRIDPLSVTAFWTNIIFIVFKFILPASVILFSTCSITWRLKQMKSEMRVKYERAMRLVIAVAAVFLICFLPTNTAVIAVLISSSLNDSKLFDVCVQIFYNTLCITYLNSVLDPVIYYFSSSTFKETLNQALISRNSRLFRPGRKHSLYPAQEVQQGVEPQGSSVCNTFDHLRTELSENL